A single window of Caminicella sporogenes DSM 14501 DNA harbors:
- the murJ gene encoding murein biosynthesis integral membrane protein MurJ, giving the protein MKKTAIFLMILTIFSKIFGFTRDVTLSYFYGASNISDAYLISITIPMVIFSFIGTGIITGYIPMYSKIENSNGVEEANKYTNNLVNILIVICTVIIILGLLFTNQIVKVFASGFEGETLILAVQFTRISLLGIYFTGLIYIFNGFLQLKGNYTIPALAGFPLNFIIIASIFLSSKTNILVLSIGSVIAIASQLVLVLPFAYKKGYKYKFIFNIKDKYIKTMAYMALPIIIGVSVNQINTLIDRTIASQIATGGISALNYANRLNGFVQGIFVLSISTVMYPMISKMAAENNMIGLKKTLSEAISSINISILPATVGAMIFAEPVVRLLFGRGAFDSQAISMTSYALFFYSIGMIGFGLREVLSRAFYAMQDTKTPMINAAIAMVMNIILNIILSKFLGIGGLALATSISAIFCTMLLFISLRKKIGPFGMKNITISFIKILCASLVMGLLAKLSYNNLLDSLNANLALIISITIGAIIYFVIIYFMKIEEVDVVINAVKKKLKRSVVNE; this is encoded by the coding sequence ATGAAAAAAACAGCAATATTTTTAATGATATTAACCATATTTTCAAAAATATTTGGATTTACTAGAGATGTTACTCTTTCATATTTTTATGGAGCATCAAATATTAGTGATGCCTATTTAATATCTATAACCATACCTATGGTTATATTTTCCTTTATAGGAACAGGTATAATTACAGGTTATATACCTATGTACAGTAAAATAGAAAATAGTAATGGAGTAGAAGAAGCCAACAAATATACTAACAATCTTGTAAATATATTGATAGTTATATGTACTGTGATAATTATTTTAGGACTTTTATTTACAAACCAAATAGTAAAGGTTTTTGCATCAGGTTTTGAAGGAGAAACTTTAATCTTAGCAGTACAATTTACAAGGATAAGCTTACTAGGTATATACTTTACAGGTCTTATATATATTTTCAATGGTTTTCTTCAACTTAAAGGAAATTACACTATACCAGCGTTAGCAGGATTTCCACTAAATTTCATTATCATTGCATCAATATTTTTAAGTTCTAAAACAAATATATTGGTATTATCAATAGGTAGCGTAATAGCTATTGCATCTCAATTAGTTTTAGTATTACCATTTGCATATAAAAAAGGATATAAATATAAGTTTATATTTAATATAAAAGATAAATATATAAAGACAATGGCTTATATGGCTTTACCAATAATAATAGGGGTATCAGTTAATCAAATAAATACTTTGATAGATAGAACAATTGCTTCTCAGATAGCTACAGGAGGAATATCAGCTCTTAACTACGCTAATAGACTTAATGGATTTGTTCAAGGTATATTTGTACTATCTATATCTACTGTAATGTACCCTATGATTTCAAAAATGGCAGCAGAAAACAATATGATCGGACTTAAAAAAACTTTATCAGAAGCTATAAGTTCTATCAACATATCAATCCTACCAGCTACAGTAGGAGCGATGATATTTGCAGAACCTGTAGTAAGGTTATTGTTTGGAAGAGGTGCATTTGATTCTCAAGCTATATCCATGACTTCTTATGCTTTGTTCTTTTATTCCATAGGTATGATTGGTTTTGGTTTAAGGGAAGTTTTATCAAGGGCTTTTTATGCTATGCAAGATACCAAAACACCAATGATTAATGCAGCTATTGCTATGGTTATGAATATCATTTTAAATATAATTTTATCCAAGTTTTTAGGTATAGGTGGACTTGCATTAGCTACAAGTATATCAGCTATATTTTGTACGATGTTATTATTTATCAGTTTAAGAAAGAAAATAGGTCCATTCGGTATGAAAAATATTACCATTTCATTTATAAAAATCCTATGTGCTTCATTGGTGATGGGTTTACTTGCAAAACTTTCTTATAATAATTTACTTGACAGTTTAAATGCAAACTTAGCTTTAATAATTTCGATAACTATCGGAGCAATAATTTATTTTGTAATTATTTATTTTATGAAAATAGAAGAAGTTGATGTTGTTATAAATGCAGTGAAAAAGAAATTGAAAAGAAGTGTAGTAAATGAGTAA
- a CDS encoding MBOAT family O-acyltransferase, translating to MLFNSLKFLIFFPSVVVIYFIVPYRFRWLLLLGASYYFYMSWKPEYIVLIIISTLIDYFLSLKMGKITEKRKRKKYLILSIISNLGILFVFKYFNFFNNSLRMVFQQFNLYYGIPNFKLLLPVGISFYTFQTLSYTIDVYKGNREPEKHFGIFALYVSFFPQLVAGPIERSERLLPQFYENHKFNYERVMNGLTMMGWGFLKKIVIADRLAIIVNKIYNNPTEYNGFSLIVATVFFAFQIFCDFSGYSDIAIGSAKVMGIELIENFKRPYFSKSISEFWRRWHISLSTWFRDYLYIPLGGNRVSVPRYYFNIFFTFLVSGLWHGANWTFIVWGALHGFYLIMGKMTFKIRRRIVKILKLEKVPFIHKSIQIIITFGLVCFAWIFFRANSIEEAFYIVQNIFVDVFFLNLNETKQNLIHIGVDKFDFLLSILLILILEGIHVITRKQSTVVSNLEKRPIWIRWLIYYAIIFAIIVLGVYEVEEKSQFIYFQF from the coding sequence ATGTTATTTAATTCACTAAAATTTTTAATTTTTTTTCCTTCTGTAGTTGTTATATATTTTATAGTTCCATATAGATTTAGATGGCTTTTACTTTTAGGAGCAAGTTATTATTTTTATATGAGTTGGAAACCAGAGTATATAGTTTTAATTATTATTTCAACATTAATTGATTATTTTTTAAGCTTAAAAATGGGGAAGATAACTGAAAAAAGGAAACGAAAAAAGTATTTAATTTTGAGTATAATATCTAATCTTGGTATACTTTTTGTATTTAAATACTTTAATTTTTTTAATAATTCTTTAAGGATGGTATTTCAACAATTTAATTTGTATTATGGAATACCAAACTTCAAATTACTTCTTCCGGTAGGTATATCCTTTTATACTTTCCAAACATTAAGTTATACGATTGATGTTTACAAAGGTAATAGAGAACCGGAAAAGCATTTTGGAATTTTTGCTTTATATGTTTCTTTTTTTCCACAGCTGGTTGCCGGACCAATAGAAAGATCGGAAAGGTTATTACCTCAATTTTATGAGAATCATAAATTTAATTATGAACGAGTAATGAATGGATTAACAATGATGGGGTGGGGATTTTTAAAAAAAATTGTGATTGCTGACCGTTTGGCTATAATAGTTAATAAGATTTATAACAATCCTACAGAGTATAATGGGTTTTCACTGATTGTAGCAACAGTATTTTTTGCTTTTCAGATTTTTTGTGATTTTTCAGGGTATTCAGACATTGCTATTGGATCTGCTAAAGTTATGGGAATTGAGTTGATAGAAAATTTTAAAAGACCTTATTTTTCTAAATCAATTTCTGAGTTTTGGAGAAGATGGCATATTTCATTATCTACTTGGTTTAGAGATTATCTTTATATTCCTCTTGGTGGAAATCGTGTGAGTGTGCCTAGATATTATTTTAATATATTTTTTACTTTTCTAGTTAGTGGATTATGGCATGGGGCGAATTGGACTTTTATTGTATGGGGAGCTTTACATGGATTTTATTTAATTATGGGAAAAATGACATTTAAGATTAGAAGAAGAATTGTCAAAATATTAAAACTAGAAAAAGTTCCATTTATTCATAAAAGTATTCAAATAATTATTACATTTGGTTTAGTTTGTTTTGCATGGATATTTTTTAGAGCAAACTCAATTGAAGAAGCCTTTTATATAGTACAAAATATATTTGTAGATGTATTTTTCTTAAATTTGAATGAAACGAAGCAAAATTTAATTCATATAGGAGTAGATAAATTTGATTTTCTTCTTTCAATTTTGTTGATATTAATATTAGAAGGTATACATGTAATTACAAGAAAGCAAAGTACAGTAGTAAGTAATTTAGAAAAAAGGCCTATTTGGATAAGATGGTTAATATATTATGCTATTATATTTGCAATTATAGTTCTAGGGGTGTATGAGGTTGAAGAAAAAAGTCAATTTATTTATTTTCAGTTTTAA